In Segnochrobactrum spirostomi, the DNA window TGACGAGCCGCGCGAGATATTGCGGATGGATCGGCTTGTGGCCCGGCGTCCCCTCGGCCAGATCGTCGAGCCCCTTCCGAGCGTGGTGGTAGCGGGTGACGCTGTCGTCGAGGTGCAGGCGGTCTTCCTTGGTGGCGAGACGCGGCATCAGGGCTTCGATCGTGGCCGACACATCGCCGACGATCCCGAGCTCCAGCTTGCAGCGACGGCCGAGATTGGCCGGCCGGATATCGACCTGCGCGATCTTGACCGCCGTCGGCAGGAACTGCTTGTAGGGGAAGTCGGTCCCGAGCATCAGCAGGACATCGCAGGCGTGCATGGCCTCGTAACCGGACGAGAAGCCGATGAAGCCCGTCATGCCCACATCGTAGGGATTGTCGTATTCGACGTGCTCCTTGCCGCCGAGCGCGTGAACGATGGGGCTTTTGAGAGCTTCGGCGAGTTGCATGAGCTGGGCGTGCGCGCCCGCGCATCCGCGGCCGCAGAACAACGTGACGCGCTCGGCCTCGTTGAGGAGATCCGCGAGCGCATCGAGTTCACTCCGGGCGGGGACAACCACCGGGGCCGGCGGCAGCAAGCCTCTCTGCGGCGAGACCGCCCGGTCCGGTGCGGGATGGAGCGCCACGTCCCCGGGTATGACGACCACCGCGACGCCGCGTTGGCCGACCGCGGCCCGGATCGCGTTCTCCAGCACGAACGGCATCTGGCGGGGATCGGAAACCAGCTCGCAATAGACGCTGCATTCCTGGAACAGGTTCTGCGGATGGGTTTCCTGGAAATAGCCGCCGCCGATCTCCGCGGAGGGAATCTGCGCGGCGATGGCGAGCACCGGCGTTCGGCTGCGCTGCGCATCGAAGAGGCCGTTGATGAGGTGCAGATTGCCGGGCCCGCACGAGCCCGCGCACACGGCGAGCTTTCCGGTGATCTGGGCCTCTCCGGCGGCGGCGAAGGCCGCGACTTCCTCGTGCCTCACATGGAGCCACCGGAGCTTTTCGTTGGTGCGCAGGGCCTCGGTGAGGCCGTTGAGGCTGTCGCCGACGACGCCGTAGATGCGCTCCACGCCGGCCTGCTCCAGCGTGTCGATGATGAGTTCCGCGACGTTCCGAGAGGACATGACGATCTCCTGTTGTGCTCCGCGGAGCAGTGACGCTCGCAAAAGCTTAGGAGGCGGCAGGAGATTGCGCAGTCAGACGTGTTGGTGGAACCCCTACACGTTTGGATGATTGCCGATGGTGACGCGGCGCCGTCTGGCAACCCCGTACGTCGATCAAGGCCTAAATATCGGCGTCTAGTGTCGCGAACTCGTCGCGGAGCCACTCTCGGAAGGCGATGACCTTGGGTGGGAGGCGGCTCCCTGAATGCGTCACGAAATAATAGCCGATGCCAATGTCGGCCCGGATCGAAAAGGGTTCGACGAGCTTACCTTCCGAGGTCGCGTAAGCCGAGAGAGTCTGCCACGAGAACATCACGCCCTCGCCTGCAATTGCCGCCTCGAGGCAGAGCGAGGCTTCGTTGAGACTATGGCGGATCATCAGCGGAGCCAAGTCGAGACCGGCGGCGCGCAACCAGGCGTCCTCGGAGAATATCGCGCGGGTGTCGATGATCACGGGGACGTGGAAGATATCCTCCAGCTTGCGTAGACGTTCGGCCCAGGCCGGCGCGCAAACCGGGAAAATTGCGTGCCGGAGCATCAACTCCGCATCTACGCCGGGCCAGTGGCCGCGACCAACGCGGACGGCTAGGTCCACGTTCTCAGTGTCGAAATCGACGAGCGAGGTGGTGGCGTCGATACGCAGGCGTATGTCTGGATAGCGCCGCGAGAAACGGTCCAGCCGGTGGACGAGAAAGCGGGCGGCGAATACCGGAGGGACGGAGATCGTCAGTAAGGTGTCGTCCCGTCGCCGCGCGGCGCAGACCGCTTGCGACAGCGATTGAAACCCGTCGGTCAGCTTGGCGAGGACCGGGACGGCCCACTCGGCCGCGACCATGCCTTTCGGCAACCGCTGGAACACCGGGCGGCCGAGCTGCGCTTCGGCCTTGAGGATCTGCTGGCTCACCGCGCCGACCGTGACGCCGAGTTCCGCCGCGGCCGCCTGTAGCGACCCGAGCCGCCCGACAGCCTCGAGCGCGCGCAATCCGTTGAGGTGAACGAGGTTCAAGCCACTCATATAGCTTTTCTATAGGCGTCGCCTCGCCAATTCAATCGCGGCCGGATCGTCGGTGCGCTATGCCGCTATCCCGATAAGCCGCCGTTCACGAGGCTGGCGATGATCCGATTGCAGTCTTTCTTCAGGTCCGTGCGCAGACGGCGACCCTGTATGTCGCCTTCCGACCAGCCGGAGACCTCGCGCGACGCTGATCCGTTCGCGCATCCCCACATCCGCGCGATGGACCTGCGGCAGCTCGCCGACCTCCCGTTTCCGGCGTTCGGCCCGGCCGTGTGCGATGGCCCGGCGTCCGGGACGGACCCCGACGCGCCCTAGGTCCCGGCGTCACCCTGTCGCCGGCCGTCGGCACCCGAACGACTCGGCATTGAAAAATGGAGCGCGTAGGATGCGGCTCCAGGTTGCAACGCAGGGTCGATCGGGATGAATCGTTTATCGCTTGCCGTCGTGTCGTCCGTTTTCCTGTCGAGTGTCCTGGCGCCGGTGTGCTTTGCAGCCGCGTCCAAGGACGAGGTGCGGCGTTTCGGCGATTGGTTCGCCGCTTGCGACAACGGCCTCGATTGTGCCGCCGGCTCGCTCGTGCCGGATGGCGACTCCGGCGCGACGACGGTGCTCTCGTTCCACCGGGCGGCCGCCGCGACGGCGGAGCCGGAGTTCGAGATCCTGCTGCCGGAAGGCACGACCATGCCCGACCGCTACGAGGTCGACGGCGAGCCGGTCAACCTGCACCCCGAGCGCAAAGACGATTGGCTGCGGTTCTCGACCGAGGACGTGCCGGAGCTCGTCGCCGCCATGCGCAAGGGATCGGTGTTGGCGCTCGTCGACGAAGGCGGCGAGCCGATCGCGACGGCGTCGCTGGCGGGTGCGACCGCGGCGATGCTCGCCATCGACGAGGCCCAGAACCGGCTCGGCACGACGACGGCTCTGGTTCGGCGCGGCTCGAAGTCGCCGGATACGATCCCGCCGGCGCCCGCCTTGCCCGAGGTCGATGCGGTGAAGACGTCTCGCAAGGCTGG includes these proteins:
- the poxB gene encoding ubiquinone-dependent pyruvate dehydrogenase → MSSRNVAELIIDTLEQAGVERIYGVVGDSLNGLTEALRTNEKLRWLHVRHEEVAAFAAAGEAQITGKLAVCAGSCGPGNLHLINGLFDAQRSRTPVLAIAAQIPSAEIGGGYFQETHPQNLFQECSVYCELVSDPRQMPFVLENAIRAAVGQRGVAVVVIPGDVALHPAPDRAVSPQRGLLPPAPVVVPARSELDALADLLNEAERVTLFCGRGCAGAHAQLMQLAEALKSPIVHALGGKEHVEYDNPYDVGMTGFIGFSSGYEAMHACDVLLMLGTDFPYKQFLPTAVKIAQVDIRPANLGRRCKLELGIVGDVSATIEALMPRLATKEDRLHLDDSVTRYHHARKGLDDLAEGTPGHKPIHPQYLARLVSEHADGDAAFTFDVGTPTIWAARYLQMNGRRRLVGSLVHGSMANALPQAIGIQASQPGRQVISLSGDGGFSMLMGDLITLTQEKLPVKTIIFNNGVLGFVALEMKAAGFVEVGTDLQNPDFAAMASAMGLLGVRVEDPGDLPSALERVLAHDGPAVLDVVTATQELSMPPTIGIEQARGFGLWMLRAVLSGHGREVIDLASTNLLPR
- a CDS encoding LysR substrate-binding domain-containing protein, which encodes MSGLNLVHLNGLRALEAVGRLGSLQAAAAELGVTVGAVSQQILKAEAQLGRPVFQRLPKGMVAAEWAVPVLAKLTDGFQSLSQAVCAARRRDDTLLTISVPPVFAARFLVHRLDRFSRRYPDIRLRIDATTSLVDFDTENVDLAVRVGRGHWPGVDAELMLRHAIFPVCAPAWAERLRKLEDIFHVPVIIDTRAIFSEDAWLRAAGLDLAPLMIRHSLNEASLCLEAAIAGEGVMFSWQTLSAYATSEGKLVEPFSIRADIGIGYYFVTHSGSRLPPKVIAFREWLRDEFATLDADI
- a CDS encoding DUF1176 domain-containing protein, whose product is MNRLSLAVVSSVFLSSVLAPVCFAAASKDEVRRFGDWFAACDNGLDCAAGSLVPDGDSGATTVLSFHRAAAATAEPEFEILLPEGTTMPDRYEVDGEPVNLHPERKDDWLRFSTEDVPELVAAMRKGSVLALVDEGGEPIATASLAGATAAMLAIDEAQNRLGTTTALVRRGSKSPDTIPPAPALPEVDAVKTSRKAGPSLPADKAGWLRSDAQCDGSESSVEEFALDGERSLVLIACDSAAYNFTSLALTIDKAGETAAPEFDHLESDEDDGRLNNATFQDGVLYTSMLGRGVGDCGQSRSYVWDGQHFVTLEVARQDICGGNPDWPVLYRAAPVWREE